GGAAGATATCACGATCAGGATGACAGGCTGCCCGAATGGTTGCGGAAGATCACCTAATGCAGAGATCGGTTTTGTGGGTACTGCTTATGGTAAATACAACCTTCACATTGGGGGAGACCGCTTAGGAACCCGTCTTAACACGAAATTCAAAGAGAATATCGGCGAGGAAGAAATCATTGAAACACTTGATGAGCTTTTTGGAATTTACATACAAGATAAACTAGAGGAAGAAACTTTCGGTGATTTCTCCTATCGTTATTTACAAAACTTAAATTGAAAATATGACACAACCATTTTATCGTCAGAAACAAACTAAAAAACAAAACCATTCTATTTTAGGTAAACGAATGTGTATGTGTATGTGTATGTGTTGTTGATTTTAAATCAATGATAGCATTAACTGTTTAAATTATTTAAATCGCAAGCCACAAAGACTTTAATGTTGCTTGTTTTAAAACATATCTGAATCCTCCCTTATTAAAAGTTTAAACAGGCTCATTCACATAACCTAAAAAATGAAAAAATGAAAAACAATAAGCAGGGATATTTTCTGCAGAGATCAGCTGTATTTCTATTGATCTTCTTATTTTGTACTCTTGCAGAAGCGCAGCAGCAGCTTGTAGAGTTAAGCGGAACGATAAAAAATATCGATACCCGGAAAGGGATCAGTACCGTAAAGGTGCAGGTTGAACACACTGAGGATACTTCATTAACAGATCAACAGGGTAATTTTAAAATACGTACAAGGGTAAAAGTACCTTTCAGGCTGATCATCAGCAAAGAAGGTTTTCTCCCCCAAACGTTGGAAATATTATCCCTATCCAATAAAATTGCGGTGGAACTTAATCCGCAGAATGCCATCATTGATGAAGTGGTCATCTCTGCATCAAGAGTTCCGGAAAAAGTTTTAAAATCACCAATAGCTATTGAAAAGATTGATATCCGGGCGATCAGGGAAAGTCCTGCTGCATCTTTTTATGAAACCCTTGAAAATGTAAAAGGGTTACAACTATTAACGTCCAGCCTTACTTTAAAAATTCCTAACTCAAGGGGATTTAATTCTCCCAATAATTTCCGGTTTATGCAGCTGGTAGATGGGGTAGATGTACAATCTGCCACACTGGGTGTTCCATTAGGTAATGCAATCGGACCTACAGAGCTGGATATACAGTCTATGGAGGTTACACCCGGTGCAGCTTCTGCCCTCTACGGAATGAATGCCATCAACGGACTGGCAAGCCTTCAGACAAAAGATCCTTTTACCTCCGAAGGGCTCAGCGTTTATTTCCGGGGCGGCGTGAATCATGTAGACAACGTTAATCATAAAATAAGTTCTCTGGGGGAGAGTGCAATACGGTTTGCAAAGGTTTTAAATAAAAATCTGGCGGTAAAAGTTAATGCCTCTTATTTCAGCGGAGTCGATTGGATCTCCAATAATCAAACCGATCAGAACGCCAATCCATTGATTACAGCCAATCCCAATTTTTCATTAGCTAATAACCCTGCAGAGGATCTCTGGAACAAATACGGAGATGAAAGAAACAACCGGGTTGCCGTAAAAGTAGATTATAACGGCAAACCTACCACATTCAATGTATCGAGAACAGGGTATCTTGAAAAAGACCTTGTAAGTCCTGAAGTAAAGAACATTAAATTTGATGCGGGATTATATTACCGTTTTGGAGACCAGTGGAAGACTTCATATGTATACCGGTATGGATTGCTGGACGGAACATTCCAGAGGGGAAATAAAATCCGCCTCCAAAATGCGACGGTGCAGAATCACAAAGTTGAACTGACTGGTAAGGAGCTTACATTCAGAGCGTATGTCTCTATAGAAAATACAGGAGATTCCTATAATCTGAAACCATTAGCGGATAATCTTGATCTTACGAATCTTTCTAACAGCAACTGGAGAAATGCATTTCAGACGGCTTTGCAGAACAGTATTAATGCCGGTGTAAGCCTTAATGAAGCTTTTATTCTTGCCAGAAGGGAAGCCGATAAAAACAGAGTAGTCCCGGGAACCCCGGCTTTTGAACAATTAAAAAATACAATTATTGGGATTAATAACTGGGATTCGGCCAATGGAGGAGTAGCAGGAGCTCCTGCAACCGGAGGAGCAAAACTGGAGCAAAAATCACGTTTTTATCAAGGGGAGCTAACCTATGATTTCAGCAGATTTGTAAAAATATTCAATCTCCTTGCGGGTATCGATTACCGTCTTTACAGTATTACTCCCGATGGAAACAATTTTGTAGATTTTAACAGGCCGGTTAAAGAAAGAAACATCCCTTTAACCGACGGAACATTTGGTAAGGATGTTATCTATCAGAAATATGGGATTTTCGCCCAGGTTACCAAGCTTTTCTTTGACGATAAATTAAAACTTAATGCCGCCTTAAGGGTGGACAGAAATCCTGAATTTGAAGCTAAAGTGAATCCGAGGATAAGTATCGTCTATTCTCCTGTAAACCAGCACAACTTCAGAGCATCATTTCAGAATGGATATCGTTTTCCTTCATTATTTGAAGCATTGTCTTTCGTCAACAACGGAAATGTAAGAAGGGTCGGAGGACTTTCAAAGGTCAACGAGGGACTCGGATATCTCGAAAATTCTTACACGCTAGCATCAATTGATCGATTCACTTCTGCTGTGAATGCGGATGTAGACGGAGGGAAAACCCTTAACCAGGCGGCCCTGGACAATAAAAATCTTTTAGCCGTTGCCAATCTTCAAAAGTTGCAACCTGAAAAGATCAATTCATTTGAGGTAGGATATAAATCGGTTTTCTTTAATAATAGACTAATTCTGGACTGGGATTTTTATTATAATATCTACGAAGGTTTTCTGGGACAGGTAGAAGTGGCCGTACCTAAAAACGGTCAGGTGGGAAGCAATAATGCAGTGCTGGATATGACCGACCGAAGCAAGCAGGATCGTTATCGGGTATATACCAACAGCAACAGTACTTATAAAAGTTACGGGACCTCTCTGGGAATCAGATATAATATTATTAAAAACTACAATATCAATGCTAACGTTTCTTACAATGATCTGGCTTCGAACAATGCATCCGACCTGTTCATTACTTCATTCAACACCCCAAAATGGATGGTAAATGTAAGTATAGGAAACAGGGAGATCATTAAAAATATCGGATTTACAGTCGTAGCAAGATGGCAGAATCAGTTTTTATGGGAAAGTCCTCTGGCCTCGGGGAATATTCCGGCATATTACACCATAGATGCACAGGCAACATGGAAGCTTCCTGAGATCCATGCCAATGTAAAGGTTGGAGCTACCAACCTTTTTAACAGGCGTTATTTTCAATATGCAGCCGGGCCTGAAATAGGCGGATTATATTATCTGGCTTTTACCTATGATTTAAAACTATAATTAAATGAGCAATTCCTTATATCCCATATTTTTAAAGCTGGAGCAGCTGTCACTCCTCATTATCGGTGGCGGCAGGGTTGCCCTTGAAAAGCTGGAATCGGTACTGGGTAATTCCCCTGAGACTTCAATTAAATTGGTAGCCAAGGAAATTATTCCGGAAGTAAAAGCTTTACAAGCCCGGTTCCCTAATATCCAGATACATGAAAGACCTTATAATGAGAATGATTTTAATAATGCAGATCTTGCGATTATTGCCGTAAATGACCTTGAGCTGGCCGGTCAGATCAGGGAAAAGGCACGGAATCATGATCTCTTGGTGAATATTGCGGATAAACCGGATTTGTGCGATTTTTATCTAGGATCCATTGTCAGGAAAGGAAGTCTGAAAATTGCTATTTCAACCAACGGAAAATCGCCAACCATTGCCAAAAGATTAAGGGAAACATTTACCGAAATCATTCCTGATGAAATGGATATGGTACTGGACAATATGCAGGATATTCGTAACCAGCTAAAGGGAGATTTTAATTATAAAGTAAAAGAACTGAACCGGGTAACGACAGAATATCTTGCTGATGGAAAAAAAAGCTTTCCGAATTCCGATCTGGAAATCGAAAAGCTGATCCACATTACCAAAATAGCCCAGAGAAGAGCAAACATTTATCTCGCTGTCATCGGAGTTTTACTTCTTTTAGGCGTATTAGGAATTATTATTTATCAGTTTAACCTTTCGGATGACATTCAGGTGTTCCTTAATAAGGACGGCCATATTTTTTACTGGATGCTTCTTACCGGTTTTCTGGCAGAAATTGTAGCAGGATCAATGGGTATGGGGTACGGAGTAATATGCACCACTATACTTTTGTTGCTCAATGTTCCGCCAC
The sequence above is drawn from the Chryseobacterium daecheongense genome and encodes:
- a CDS encoding TonB-dependent receptor, with amino-acid sequence MKNNKQGYFLQRSAVFLLIFLFCTLAEAQQQLVELSGTIKNIDTRKGISTVKVQVEHTEDTSLTDQQGNFKIRTRVKVPFRLIISKEGFLPQTLEILSLSNKIAVELNPQNAIIDEVVISASRVPEKVLKSPIAIEKIDIRAIRESPAASFYETLENVKGLQLLTSSLTLKIPNSRGFNSPNNFRFMQLVDGVDVQSATLGVPLGNAIGPTELDIQSMEVTPGAASALYGMNAINGLASLQTKDPFTSEGLSVYFRGGVNHVDNVNHKISSLGESAIRFAKVLNKNLAVKVNASYFSGVDWISNNQTDQNANPLITANPNFSLANNPAEDLWNKYGDERNNRVAVKVDYNGKPTTFNVSRTGYLEKDLVSPEVKNIKFDAGLYYRFGDQWKTSYVYRYGLLDGTFQRGNKIRLQNATVQNHKVELTGKELTFRAYVSIENTGDSYNLKPLADNLDLTNLSNSNWRNAFQTALQNSINAGVSLNEAFILARREADKNRVVPGTPAFEQLKNTIIGINNWDSANGGVAGAPATGGAKLEQKSRFYQGELTYDFSRFVKIFNLLAGIDYRLYSITPDGNNFVDFNRPVKERNIPLTDGTFGKDVIYQKYGIFAQVTKLFFDDKLKLNAALRVDRNPEFEAKVNPRISIVYSPVNQHNFRASFQNGYRFPSLFEALSFVNNGNVRRVGGLSKVNEGLGYLENSYTLASIDRFTSAVNADVDGGKTLNQAALDNKNLLAVANLQKLQPEKINSFEVGYKSVFFNNRLILDWDFYYNIYEGFLGQVEVAVPKNGQVGSNNAVLDMTDRSKQDRYRVYTNSNSTYKSYGTSLGIRYNIIKNYNINANVSYNDLASNNASDLFITSFNTPKWMVNVSIGNREIIKNIGFTVVARWQNQFLWESPLASGNIPAYYTIDAQATWKLPEIHANVKVGATNLFNRRYFQYAAGPEIGGLYYLAFTYDLKL
- a CDS encoding TSUP family transporter, with product MSNSLYPIFLKLEQLSLLIIGGGRVALEKLESVLGNSPETSIKLVAKEIIPEVKALQARFPNIQIHERPYNENDFNNADLAIIAVNDLELAGQIREKARNHDLLVNIADKPDLCDFYLGSIVRKGSLKIAISTNGKSPTIAKRLRETFTEIIPDEMDMVLDNMQDIRNQLKGDFNYKVKELNRVTTEYLADGKKSFPNSDLEIEKLIHITKIAQRRANIYLAVIGVLLLLGVLGIIIYQFNLSDDIQVFLNKDGHIFYWMLLTGFLAEIVAGSMGMGYGVICTTILLLLNVPPPVVSASIHSAESFTTAAGSFSHYKLGNVNKKLVWVLFPLAIAGSVIGALTLSHYGEYYAHIVKPIIACYTLYLGLNILRNAFKEKTKDHIKTKKRTNLRLLGLVGGFIDSFAGGGWGPLVTGTLIKEGRIPRYVVGSSTVAKFLLTLTSAVTFIFTIGIHHWNIVLGLLLGGVFTAPFSAMLTSRLPTKKMFVVVGIVVIAMSLTTIIKSII